The following nucleotide sequence is from Populus nigra chromosome 15, ddPopNigr1.1, whole genome shotgun sequence.
TCACCCTAAGAAAATATTATCCCTtgagaatttattttagataaccAGTGAACTGGTTCTATCACTCTGCGCCTATTTTATATAGACCCAACCACCTGCCCTCCCTGTCGCTAAATGGCAATAAATAAACTAGTCAACTAACAAAATGATTCCGACCGAGCCAAGTTGGCGAAGTTGGTTTCTTGTCATTTTCTAGCATTCGATGTAATATTCACTGCACTTTCgcctctctttctttatatatatattagtatattttataaactttgATAACATTTCTGCAATTTCGTAAGGAAAGAGTTATTGTTAATCATACACGCTTTTGATGATATATATTGATAGAAGGGCCAATGAGACCCGTGCAAACTTAAAGCATAACCTTCGTCAAACAATTAAGCACATCCTTGCAATGAAGGAAATCCTCTCAAGATTTTCCAAGAAAAAGGTAATCACTGCTCAACACAACctccaaataattaattatgtcaagttTAGGGTATTGTTTTCCGTTCATCCATCCATCTAGGTATACTTAAATTTTCCCTTCTCTGTTAATAATAAAGTCCATCCATCCAATAATAACGTTGTTGCAATTCAAAAGTGTTTTGTTGAACAGCATGATATGATTTCATTTGCTTTGATAAATATTTCTtcatttaccattttttttcacGTTGGTGTTACGTGTATCGATGTTGATTTGGAATCTATTACAATTATATTGTTCCTACAGCCTGCTCAATGTGAAAAGTGCGATGGGCTTAAGTCTGATATTGCGAGTCTAATCGGGAAGGTAATTGAAAAAGATATCCAGGTATCAGCCCTTGGCAAGTTGTTAGCTCTTAAAGACGAGGAAATATCTCGCCTTAAAAGCCAGCAAAATCCGCAACTTCGTGAGAAGATAGCTCATAAAGACAAGAAATTATCCCGTCTTGAGGATCAGCAACTTCTGACAGATACAAGAATGAATAAGCTCAAGGCTGACATTGACTTTGTTTTGAAGGAATTTGACGAAGctgttaaaataaatgaagaaggtTCTGACAAGTATTCTGATAGAAGCCTTAACAATTCTGAGAAACATGAAAGACTGGCGCCAACAATTGGTATAGCAAACCGACATGATGACAAACCCCAAAGCACAACCCCTCTTCCTCA
It contains:
- the LOC133674326 gene encoding uncharacterized protein LOC133674326, which gives rise to MIYIDRRANETRANLKHNLRQTIKHILAMKEILSRFSKKKPAQCEKCDGLKSDIASLIGKVIEKDIQVSALGKLLALKDEEISRLKSQQNPQLREKIAHKDKKLSRLEDQQLLTDTRMNKLKADIDFVLKEFDEAVKINEEGSDKYSDRSLNNSEKHERLAPTIGIANRHDDKPQSTTPLPHTYERSPPYFPTLKGGSSPLMEENIMVAASSNYNDEPPSSFSMFNDDSTLPTEAKITVAPLSDRTASLTSNSSRTTEQNIKVAAPLSSHDIIPPYVPRFHASPTAEGNITVTAPSSHANGRANGDGKLHIFYDSLYGLHRPPTPYPFYVLKKKNKNNVVK